A portion of the Halanaerobiales bacterium genome contains these proteins:
- a CDS encoding Fic family protein, protein MFDNIDEKKKKIEEKRPLPKNTLQSLREKLFLEWTYNSNAIEGNTLTLSETKVVLEDGITIGGKTLKEHLEVVNHKEAINFMEDIINKNEKLSERQIKNIHYLILKGIDDENAGKYRNEKVVISGAEHVPPAPIFIHDQMEELINWYYGEGSSLHIIEKAAKLHTDFVKIHPFIDGNGRTARILLNFELIKSGYPIIIIRNEDRVKYYESLDKAHTCGDYNDFINLVSESLNRSLDIYLNIID, encoded by the coding sequence ATGTTTGACAATATTGATGAAAAAAAGAAAAAGATTGAAGAAAAAAGACCACTACCCAAAAATACTTTACAAAGTTTAAGAGAAAAACTTTTTTTAGAATGGACATATAATTCAAATGCAATAGAAGGTAACACTTTAACATTATCAGAAACAAAAGTAGTATTAGAAGATGGTATAACTATAGGTGGAAAAACACTAAAAGAGCATTTAGAAGTTGTGAACCATAAAGAAGCTATAAATTTCATGGAAGATATAATTAATAAGAACGAAAAGCTTTCTGAAAGACAAATAAAAAATATACACTATTTAATACTTAAGGGTATAGATGATGAAAACGCAGGTAAATATAGAAATGAGAAAGTAGTAATAAGTGGAGCAGAGCATGTACCACCTGCACCGATATTTATTCATGATCAAATGGAAGAACTAATTAATTGGTACTATGGTGAAGGATCATCTCTTCATATTATTGAAAAAGCTGCTAAATTACACACTGATTTTGTCAAAATACATCCATTTATTGATGGAAATGGTAGAACAGCAAGGATACTATTAAATTTTGAATTAATAAAATCTGGTTATCCGATTATTATTATCAGAAATGAAGATAGAGTTAAATACTATGAAAGCTTAGATAAAGCACATACTTGTGGAGATTATAATGATTTTATTAATTTAGTATCTGAATCTTTAAATAGAAGTTTAGATATATATTTAAATATAATAGATTAA